In the Bacillus sp. SM2101 genome, TTATTGAGGGTTCTAAGGGTAACTGTCAACCTGAAAATGTTATTCAGCAATATGGTGCTTGAAGGGACTAAGTTCCTAATAAATACTTGGGTATTGTGAATTATCTTTCTAGGCTCCCTAAAGTAGATCAAGGAAAAAAATGAATGATTGATCTCTACTTATAAAAGCGTGAACGTGAACCTTTATAAGTAGAGTATATATTGGTTAAAAAAGGCTGTCTTTAGAAAATGTTCTAATATGCAAGACAACCTTTGTTATTAATGAATAACACCTAGTTTTTTAATCTGAAAAAGCATTTGAATAATAAACAATACCTTGTACATTTTCAAGAGAGTTTTCTGTTATCTCCAGAGCCATAAACACTTCATCAGGTACTTCAAATGGAGCTTCGATATTCCATAAACTAGCTGGTTTAAATCCAAACTTTGGATAATAATCTTTATGTCCTAAAACAATTACTGAACTGTAACCAAGCTCTTTTGCGTTTTTTAGCGCACTATGAATTAATTGGCTCCCAATGCCATTTTTCTGATACTCCGGTACAACAGAAAGTGGAGCTAGCACCAAAGAATCGACAGCGTTATCACCAGATCCGATTGTTATTTTAGATAACAGAATATGACCTACAATGTTATTGTTTCGATCTTTTGCAACTAATGAAAGTTCAGGTATAAATGCATTTGATTTTCTAATGCGATTTACAAGTATATGTTCTTTCTTATCACCTACATTTAAAAATGCTCTTTTAACAATTTCTTCAGTCAATTTATATTCTTTAGAAATTTCTTGTTTAATCATGATATCCATTTATAGTCTCCTCTTCTTTAGTGAATTACATTTTCTCTATTATTCTATAAATGGGCACTTTCTCAATGAACGAAGTCACTAAGAAAGTTTACATACCCTGCTCAAACATAAGTTTAACAAACAAAAACCTCCAATTTTAGTATGTACTCATCTTACAATGTGATGTAGTACCTGTCTAGGTTCAGTGTATTTTAGAATTTTTTTAAAAATACCATTAGTAAATAATATGCTGAAATAGGAATATGTTGTAAAAGTATTAGTAAAAAAAGCATTGAGTCAACTATAGAGAAGTTCATCAGACTGGGGTATGTGATAAAAACATCTATTGGTTTACTGATAAAGCTTGTACACTTTAAGAGAAATTTTAAGTTGCTTTGAAAATGGCTGGAATATTACTAATCGTGAAATAAATTAATAAATAAATAATGACAAGTTTGTAGAGGGTGAGAAGAAGTGGTAATTGATTTTTTGTCAAATAAACCTGAGTATATACAAGAGGTTGCGGAAAAGACAAATAGTAAAATGGCTTTTGAAGATGTTTTAACATTCTTTTCAGGTACTAAAAAGGATGAGTTACCTATTACACTAATTGCTTAGGTACAGTGTCAATATTTGAAAATGACTTAAAGACACAAAACATATATAAACCTTGGCTTGCTTCCTTATATACAAAACCCGAATATCGTGGCAAAGGGATAGGGCAAATAATGATAAAAACAACCTTAAACGTGGTTAGGGATTTAGGTTATAAAGAACTTTATCTGCGCACTGAAAATGCTTCCCATTATTACAGAAATGGAGGATGGAGATATGCGAATACTGCTACTAATGATAAGAACGAAAAGGTTGATATTTTCAAACATTTTTTTTGACTTGGATAAGTTCAAGTGTTTTTATATGGAATTTACCTCGGCTCGTTTATATGAAGCCATTGGTACATGATATCAAGGACCACGAATGGACAAAGCTATCTGACATTAAGTAAAGAAATTAATGCAATAGAGTTTTTTTCTATACACAAACAACTGCCGATTCGCCTTCAAGAAAACTTATTAGTAATGATGAAACGAAAGAAGAAGGATATATCTTTCCACTTTCTGAGATTGATAAAGTAGATGCTGTGTACTATGTAGAATTTGATGCGAAAAGAGTCTGGGACAAAAAAGATTCATGGGATTCAGTTTTAGAACGTGCTCAATTAATTTGGCAGAAATAACAATTTTCTCATGGTTGAAATATCTTTTGGAAGGTATTATTATTACACAAAATGACGCCTTTCTCGAAGAAGTGCGTCTTTCTTTATTGAGGGAGATTGCTGAAGGTCGAAGAAAATATTAGAAATGAATTTTGTAATTAGCGTAACCATGTTAGCTTAATAATCCTCTATGGTAAGATAAAATTTAGCATATAAATTTAGGAGATTAGGAGAATAAGATAATATTTAATCAATAGTATTCTTAATGAAGAATACCAATAATGGATAAGAGTTAGTATTTAGAAAGAAAAATAACTGAGGAGTGGTTTTATGTCCAGTACATTTCTAAAGAATATTACCCCGACATTGATCGAATGGCGGCGTAGTTTGCACGCTTTACCTGAATTGGGATTTATGGAATACATCACTACATACAGACTAGGAAAAGAGCTAGAGAAGATGGGGTTTAACCTTTATATTGGCAAAGAAGTACTCCTAGAAGGCTCACGTATGGGGGTGCCTTCCATCGCTGATCTTGAGTCACATGAGAAAAAGGCTTTAGACTGGGGTGTAGAAGAGTCGTGGCTAGATAAAATGCGGGGAGGCAATACAGGACTTGTTGCGACATGGGACTCAGGTAAAAAGGGTGAACATATTGGATTTCGATTTGATATAGATGCATTACCGGTAAACGAATCCACCGATTCAACTCATCTGCCATTAAAGAATCAATTTGTTTCTAATGAAGAAAACGTTATGCACGCTTGTGGTCATGACGGGCATGCAGCTATTGGACTGGGAGTGGCAAAGTATATTTCATCTCATAATGACGAGCTAAAAGGTAGATTTACTCTTCTATTCCAGCCAGCTGAAGAAGGAGGGAGAGGGGCTAGAGCAATGACTGCTAAAGGGTGGCTCGATGATGTCGATTATTTTTATTCCGGACACATAGGCATTCAATCATTACCCGTTGGAACGATTGCAGCAACAACACAAGGTTTTCTTGCTTCAACCAAATTCAATGTCTATTTTAAAGGAGTTTCCTCTCATGCTGGCATGAATCCAGAGCTTGGAAAAAATGCGTTATTAGCTGCAACAACTGCTGCTAATCATCTGTATGGAATCCCGCGCCACCATGATGGTATAACCCGCGTGAATGTAGGGAGAATGACTGCTGGAAGCGGGCGGAACATTATCCCAGAGGACAGCTATATGGAAATAGAAGTACGGGGAGAAACGGCTCAGATTGCAGTTTATATGGCTGAGAAAGCTACACAGATTATTCAAGCGGCAGCACATATGCATGATGTTTCCTACACGATTGAGGAAGTAGGCGTTACAGAAGTAGTTGTTTGTGATGATGCACTCATACCAAAAATAACTGATTGGTGTTCGTCAAGTGAGTTTATTAAAGAAGTATTGCCAGTAGTGTCAGTGTCTGGCTCAGAAGATGTCAGCTTCATGATGAATCGAGTACAAGAGCATGGGGGCAAAGCTACATATATGCTCTTTGGCACTGAACTTGATTATCCTCATCATCACCCTCGATTTAATTTCCAGGAAGAAACTTTATTAGCTGCGACTGAGGCATATATTTGTATTTTAAATGGGGGATCTAGAGATGTTTGAAAAACAAAATTATTATAGGTGTAGGACTACTACAAAAGTCGTTTTCAGCATATCACCGCCTTCTGAGCACTTTATGTGAAGTACTAAAATATGTATGAAAAGTAAGTTGCCTTTTGATATTTTTAAAATCTCCATAAAAGTGTTAAGTTAATAGAAATAATTTTGTCAGGAATAACACTGATACAATCATGTTTAGAAAAAGCCTAATTTCTCAATTATCATACTGAGAGGTCGGGCTTTTTAGTATGTATTGTTTATTAACGTTGTATTCCGTATTCTCCTGAAGCTAACCGCAAGTGATTCAATTAATAATCTTTAATTTCCTAGATTATTCGGTTGCCTCCCATGTCCCAATTTCGATAGCGGTTTAAATTTGTTACTTAAGTCACCACCAGAAATGACTTAAGCTACATGTTTAAAATATAAAACCTCCTTATGATAAACAATATAGGATCCAAAACAATGAATATTTACTAAGTTCGGCATCATACATGTACTGTCTTAAATCTATTTTTTGATCAATATCAATGATATTTTTCTACCAAACCTAAAATTAGCACACTATACCTGATATTTCACGGTTATCGATAACTTTCAACAAATAATCATATCACTAATATAAATATTCATTATAAGGAGAGGATTTTTTTGACACCTTCAGTAAATAGTTCACTATTTAAAAATATTACTATTAATTCTCCAGTAGATCTTGTTTGGCACGCATGGACGATTTCTGATAGAGTGTCTAAATGGTTTGCACCAAAAGCTGTAATTGAACTGAAAAAAGGTGGAGCATTTGAGTTATATTTTGAATCTAGGGATATTGAATGTATGAATACAAAAGGCTGTAAAATAAAGAGATTTGTACCTAAACAACAGTTAGAATTCACTTGGAAAGGTCCAGATCAATTTGCCTCCATTATGAACAATCAAGATGATCTGACACTTGTAAATATTCTTTTTGAAAA is a window encoding:
- a CDS encoding N-acetyltransferase, producing MDIMIKQEISKEYKLTEEIVKRAFLNVGDKKEHILVNRIRKSNAFIPELSLVAKDRNNNIVGHILLSKITIGSGDNAVDSLVLAPLSVVPEYQKNGIGSQLIHSALKNAKELGYSSVIVLGHKDYYPKFGFKPASLWNIEAPFEVPDEVFMALEITENSLENVQGIVYYSNAFSD
- a CDS encoding GNAT family N-acetyltransferase is translated as MSIFENDLKTQNIYKPWLASLYTKPEYRGKGIGQIMIKTTLNVVRDLGYKELYLRTENASHYYRNGGWRYANTATNDKNEKVDIFKHFF
- a CDS encoding amidohydrolase translates to MSSTFLKNITPTLIEWRRSLHALPELGFMEYITTYRLGKELEKMGFNLYIGKEVLLEGSRMGVPSIADLESHEKKALDWGVEESWLDKMRGGNTGLVATWDSGKKGEHIGFRFDIDALPVNESTDSTHLPLKNQFVSNEENVMHACGHDGHAAIGLGVAKYISSHNDELKGRFTLLFQPAEEGGRGARAMTAKGWLDDVDYFYSGHIGIQSLPVGTIAATTQGFLASTKFNVYFKGVSSHAGMNPELGKNALLAATTAANHLYGIPRHHDGITRVNVGRMTAGSGRNIIPEDSYMEIEVRGETAQIAVYMAEKATQIIQAAAHMHDVSYTIEEVGVTEVVVCDDALIPKITDWCSSSEFIKEVLPVVSVSGSEDVSFMMNRVQEHGGKATYMLFGTELDYPHHHPRFNFQEETLLAATEAYICILNGGSRDV
- a CDS encoding SRPBCC domain-containing protein, giving the protein MTPSVNSSLFKNITINSPVDLVWHAWTISDRVSKWFAPKAVIELKKGGAFELYFESRDIECMNTKGCKIKRFVPKQQLEFTWKGPDQFASIMNNQDDLTLVNILFEKEEEKTNILVEHYGWGYGEFWEEAYKWHEKAWQDVLGSLKSALEQGKGELCCQPE